Proteins encoded in a region of the Elaeis guineensis isolate ETL-2024a chromosome 7, EG11, whole genome shotgun sequence genome:
- the LOC105048811 gene encoding uncharacterized protein produces the protein MSKPIHPLSFPDNTLSCEEGHDSASTTHSNNSHHSDLRSIRALPELQSSGFFENVCNPQKESVQWSSAGSLDFADVSEPMEPDTLGPSCNNTYEGAKCGLCEKLLSQRSPWGSCRIVRSGDMPIAGVLSCWHVYHAECLERATPKMQKHDPPCPLCEKSEENASEQWVLCRLKNGLPRLMSLGEEGPSSRAWSCVKAGDCVEGALHAPKRGSMMLLSRSRLKRNLSLKGNLGNERAENSKKGVFCTPQMLHGHGFGDQGAVGCSTMASGPALKR, from the coding sequence ATGTCAAAGCCCATTCACCCTCTCTCTTTCCCAGACAATACACTTAGTTGTGAAGAAGGTCATGATTCAGCTTCTACCACACACTCCAACAACAGTCATCATTCTGATCTTAGGTCCATACGGGCACTTCCAGAGCTTCAGTCTTCTGGTTTCTTCGAAAATGTGTGCAACCCTCAAAAAGAATCAGTGCAATGGAGTAGTGCTGGCAGCTTGGACTTTGCTGATGTTTCTGAACCAATGGAACCTGATACTTTGGGTCCTTCATGCAACAATACATATGAAGGTGCCAAATGTGGACTCTGTGAGAAGTTACTGTCACAGAGGTCACCATGGGGTTCCTGCCGTATTGTTCGTAGTGGAGATATGCCAATAGCTGGTGTTCTGTCATGTTGGCATGTCTATCATGCTGAATGCCTAGAGCGTGCCACCCCTAAGATGCAGAAACATGATCCACCTTGTCCGCTATGTGAGAAGTCAGAGGAGAACGCTTCAGAGCAGTGGGTACTCTGCAGGTTAAAAAATGGACTCCCAAGGTTAATGTCCCTTGGGGAGGAAGGACCTTCTTCAAGAGCTTGGAGCTGTGTGAAGGCAGGAGATTGTGTAGAAGGGGCTCTACATGCACCAAAACGGGGTAGCATGATGTTATTGAGCCGTAGCCGCCTCAAACGGAATCTGTCATTGAAGGGAAATTTGGGCAATGAGCGGGCTGAAAACTCAAAGAAGGGTGTGTTCTGTACGCCACAGATGCTTCATGGACATGGATTTGGGGATCAAGGTGCAGTTGGGTGCTCGACAATGGCATCTGGTCCAGCATTAAAAAGGTGA